gggggatggTTGTGTAGTGTGGCTTCCGTACGTCCGAGACGGGACGCGGATGGATGGAACGGATACCTAtttagtagtacttacttagtatGATGGATGagtaggtggtggtggtgagtggtGGACGGATAAGCTTACAGCCTATGAGATGGCATCGATTAGAACGGGACGGGCCTTGCCTTTGCGTAGATGGGGAATTCATTACTTAGGTTACTTCCTTTTGGGGCTTTGAGGGCCTTGAGGGGCCGAGGATGggttttaattattaatttgtATGGAGCTGGTTGTTGGGTTGATTAGATTGGATCTTATCAGTTtcaattcttttcttttgtgtTCTGTTACTACGTAGGTTTCTGTGTGCGGTTTTGAGTGGTTgtttactacttactctgtTACCGAGGTAGTAGATATGATGTGATGGTGATCCTATGAGATATTCAACCCTTGTTCGTGATGTAGGATCCGGGGGATGTTGTTTAGAGGCGTGCTATGCTTTAGTGTATTGCTGAAAGAACAAGTTGCTGCATGATTTTCATGACTGTTGGAAGTGCAGCGTGTTGCTTCGCGTCTCCtagtaagtattatatagTCGCGGTTGGTTAGTCGGGGTGTAAGTACGCgggtagtatataaattCGCACTCTGCTTGTCATTTTATATAGTCTTATATACTATCGGCACATCACCACGCCAGGGTATTGAACCCCACGAGGTGAGAGACTCTCTGGAAACTGTACGATGAGTACTAGGCAATTCTTCAAGTGATAGAAGAGATATATTGAGCAACTACTACCTTAAATAACCCATGAACAGAATCCGTACGAGTTATGCAGACTACTACACTACATGAGTCTTAACCAAGTCATTTATACAATCTTCGAATGTTGATTTCTATAGCGCTTGCGCTGAGTGACATAGTACCAATTTATCCTAATCAGACCCAGGAGAGTATTTAACCCCTCGACAACCCATCAAGCTTGAGCGAGCAATTCTTCAATCTTTGCTGACtgatctccaccacccccgggTTTGATCGGCGTTGAATATGTTTCACTACCCGATCGTTATCTTATTAGAAAGATGCAGGGTTCTGTGTCTGACACATTCTTCTACCTACATTGGGGTGATATCGTTGATGACGGTGTTGATAAagttgatgacgatggttATTCTGTCTGGTTTTACGACATCTGATTCACCCATATGTCATTACCCTTGCTGACAATTGCCGATTTGATATGTTTCAGATGCTGAATGATAGTATATTCTCAGGGTTACCTACGCGTCGCTTTTTCATGGGGGTCAAGACAACGGGTCGATGCAGTCTGATACGCCTATTCAGCTGGCTACGAGTTTGGAATACCGCATGTTTTGAGATAAAGATAGAATGAACATTTAGTTTACGAAGAAATAAAGGTGGTCGAACGGCTGCCCTTTGACTTGACGATACTGTGGAGTCTATTCTTGCCACATTATCGGTCTTGTTGGACGGAACGGTAACGTGCAGATGATTCTACCCCAGAAGTTTGTCGTACTCAATATGAGAAAAATAGCAGAGAGGAGATTATCATATCTGATTACTTGCCCTCATCGCGCCAGACAATGTAGGACAGGATGATTGCTATATTTAAAAGTACATCGTGTGGTATGTAAACAGTCATTTCACGCTTTCGATAATAAATGCCAGACAAGACGTTAGCCCAAGATGATTAGGAGGGACTTGTCGTCCCTCCTGATACCTCTTCGGTGGTTCTTTTTTTGATTATGAGTTTTTTTCCCGGAGTTGGAAGGTTGAAGCTCATGATTTTGCGTAGGAGGTATAGTACAAGTGATTCGGCCTTAACCCGTGAACAGAAAGACAACGGAGCTGAATATCATTTCACTCGTCCAATTTACTCTTGGATCTTGGCAAGGATCCTGGTAGCATTCGTCAGTATACAATGTTTATTCAGAGCATAGTGGCAAGGGTGTGCATACTCATGGTCGCGGAAAAGAGTGTACTCGTCCTCACCGACCTTGACGGCGCTGCCACCGAACTATATCGGAAACTCGTTAGTATATTTGTTCATCAATAGCACATCAATCTGCGCGATGGACCAATGCTTCGCTTCTCGCATCGGATGGCCACGGATCGGACGGTCGACATACCTGAGGGATCAGGACACGGTCACCGGGAGCAACGCTCATGGGGAGGCGCTGGCCGTTCTTGTCGAAGACACCGGGGCCAACAGCGAGGACCTTGGCCTCGTTCTGCTCCTTGACGCTGCTCTCGGGGAGGAAGATACCGGAGGCGGTCTTGGCCTCGGGCTTGACACGCTGGACCAGGACGCGGTCGAGGAGGGGAGCAAGGCTCTTGACGTTGCGGAGGAAAGACTAATCAAACAATCAATGCATTAGTAATGGCCAGAGATAGGTTGATTGGCGATTAGGGATGGCAATCCCGTCGGAAGGGGATGGACGTTGATGGGTGAAAAAAAGTTCATTCGGAGCTCTACAGCATCCGGTATCAATTGCAATAACATACCATTGTGATAAGAGTGTGTATAGAAGTGCCGGGCACGAGGAACAGCGTATATTCAAGCAGGAGcgagaggagatggaagcaaGTTGGGGACGTGgagagcaaaagaagaagaggaagcggccggggaaagaagatctgATCTGGACTCGCGAGAAATTTCCAGAATGCCAAGACCGACAgcttccatcctctctgCCGAGGGTATCACCACTtcttcgctcttcttccctttcattCTGAGCACAGCGTTCTCTTTTCCAATGTGCTTAACTCGCTGGACTATTACAGATAAATGctgattttttctttacgAGATTGAGAGTACTCGGTCCTGGTGCCTGATGATGAGCAACAATGACACTGCACTCGATTAGTAGCTCCCTTTTCCCGAGCAACCCGACCCCAGATCCGCACAGGAAGCTTAGCCTTCGGGAGTAATTCATTTTATGATCAAGTTCACTACTTTTCTAGGACTCTGCTCGAATCGCCAATGCTGAGCTTTCGACAAGGTATTCGTTATTCTAACAAGGCCGCAGCTTCAGATATACCTAGCTTtaccatcttctcccgcgACCCCGACCAAAGCCGCCTCCGTATCCCATCTGAGGCTGGCCACCACCTTGCCCACCAAATCCGGGTTGACCTTGTTGTCCGCCGCCTGCGCCGGGTTGCCCACCCATCATGGCCTGCGCATGCTGCATAAATGCCATAGGATCCATGGATGAGGGGTCCAGACCTTGCGACATCATGCTCGTCAGCATGCCTTGCATCATCTCTTGTGACATATCCGGCATTCCAGGCATGCCGGGCATAGGAGGTGGTGCGCTTCCTGGAGGCCCTCCAGGTCCCGGAGGACCACCGGGCATCGGCGGGAGCCCCATGCTTAAGAAGGCCTGCATATCATCCAATTGTTTCTTCTGATCACCAATTTCCTTGCGTAGCTCCTGTTGCTTCAACACATAGCTGGCCCACGTGAACTCGTCAAACCCGTAATTGAAATAATCTGTAATGTCGGAGCCTGGCCGCCTCCAAGGCTTGTCGTCTTCTGGGAAGTCGGTGTCCATGTCTGTTAACATGATCGGTTTACCGGTCGCCGGATGGACAGGGTTCGCGTGGACATCGATGTTCGACGCATGGACTGGAGGGTAGGCGGAACCGGGTTTCTGAGGGACCGCAGgccttgcagcagcaggcacaGGGGTAACGGATTCAAGCTTAGGGGTAACAGTGGGCGTTATTGATTTCGATATCGTAGAAACAtctgcagaagaggaaggtctTTGAGACTCCGCGCGGAGGCTGGCGTGACGAGGATGTGGGCTGTTCAATGGTTAACAAGGTGCAGTGTG
The window above is part of the Aspergillus luchuensis IFO 4308 DNA, chromosome 8, nearly complete sequence genome. Proteins encoded here:
- the fip1 gene encoding cleavage polyadenylation factor subunit FIP1 (BUSCO:EOG09264OAU;~COG:A;~EggNog:ENOG410PQ13;~InterPro:IPR007854;~PFAM:PF05182), with the protein product MMMEDEDDDFYDPADAVPVTQHQNGSQHPPADSGPQDSNDAEEEEIEVEEDEDDFNIITEAPADAPPPEVPHPRHASLRAESQRPSSSADVSTISKSITPTVTPKLESVTPVPAAARPAVPQKPGSAYPPVHASNIDVHANPVHPATGKPIMLTDMDTDFPEDDKPWRRPGSDITDYFNYGFDEFTWASYVLKQQELRKEIGDQKKQLDDMQAFLSMGLPPMPGGPPGPGGPPGSAPPPMPGMPGMPDMSQEMMQGMLTSMMSQGLDPSSMDPMAFMQHAQAMMGGQPGAGGGQQGQPGFGGQGGGQPQMGYGGGFGRGRGRRW
- the HSP10 gene encoding GroES family chaperonin (BUSCO:EOG09265H9T;~COG:O;~EggNog:ENOG410PPNQ;~InterPro:IPR018369,IPR020818,IPR011032,IPR037124;~PFAM:PF00166;~go_function: GO:0005524 - ATP binding [Evidence IEA];~go_process: GO:0006457 - protein folding [Evidence IEA]) — its product is MSFLRNVKSLAPLLDRVLVQRVKPEAKTASGIFLPESSVKEQNEAKVLAVGPGVFDKNGQRLPMSVAPGDRVLIPQFGGSAVKVGEDEYTLFRDHEILAKIQE